The sequence TTTCTTTaggttttcttctcttcactgATACTTTCAAAAAATTGTTTCTCTGTTCATCTTCCTGTCCTCGCTCCCCACATTCGCACGTACTCTGCATGGCCTTTTCTCGTGAGTACCACTCCCGTTCTagcccgcagcagcgtttTTTTCTGGAAGGAGTCGTGAGTGtggtcctcctcctcgggTGCTTCTGCGCGTTTCTTCGCTCCTGCGAGACGTGCCCACCCAAATGTGCGCCTCTAtacagagagcgagagggagaaacaCACCCCATACACCACACAAACAGGCAGGCCGACAGACGGGCAAGTGCCGAGGCACCACAAGCCACGCAttcagggggagggggcgagaggaACGAcgacaaaaaaaaatccGCAAAAAAATGGTCTCCGATGTAGGACGACAACTGACAAAGGCGAAACACCCGTTATGGAAACCCCGAAAAGAAGACAAAACGTTGAGCAAAGACTACACGACCTCGGCTACGCGCTCATTGCCGCTCACCCCTCTTAGCTTCTCTGAACGGACGCACACCaccgctttcttctccctctcgcttcccctcccctgtaTGTGCGCGTCGGTCGGGGGCAGGGAGGTGCCCATGAGAGGAAATGTTGGCGgtagaggaggggagggggcccTGCACATTGAATGTGGATCGAGGAAAGGTAAAGTGGCAATGAAAAGAATTAGCACACCCATACCTCGTTCCAACCCCGGTACCCGCTCGTCTGCGAGTCTAATGAAAAGAGCTAAAAGTGGAGTCTAATTGCACTCTTAGTCACCTGCGATACCCTTTGCTGTTGTGTACGGAAGCGCacggggaagaggggggggctgaaaagaggaggcgacAGGCAACACGCAGCTATCCATGCCTGCATGACGGGCACCTGTGTATGCGTATGCGTGTGAAAGTGGCtcgcaaaagagaaaagtgTGTTACAGTTTGACGTCCATATCCTCCCTTGCAGTGCTCATCCCAACCGTGTTTCCTCAgctctccccctcactcTCACCTATGAactcatacacacacacacactcatacacacacacacacacacacacacacacacacacgcacacacacacacggatctctgtttctctgcgGGACGTAATTCACTTCCTTACTCTCctgtgttgttgttctcttttAGCTTACTTATCACGGTATTGCTCACCGAACTCCTCTATCGCTGCGGCCGCCTTACTGCCCACGAGCACACACCTGAGGCATCATTACACACTTGACACGCAAAgctggaaaaaaaaaaatgaagcCGTACCCAAAGATCTTGGAGCCGCTTGACCTCGGTTTTACGAAGCTGCGCAATCGCGTCGTAATGGCCAGCATGCACACGGGACTGGAGTCGCCGATTCACGCCACTCGCTCCACCACAGTCACCGAAAAGAACCCGTACGCGCGTCTTGCACGCTTCtacaaggagagagcgaagggcAAGGTCGGGCTCATCGTTACCGGCGGTTTTTCGCCCAGTGCGGAGGGCCTTCTGTATCCTGGTGAAAGGTTGCTAGGCCCGAATGATGTCGACCAGCTGCGGTGCATCTCTGACGCGGTGCACAACGAGGGCGGGCACATTTTACTACAGATGCTGCACCCCGGCCGCTATGCCAATGGAGATCAGTGcgtggcgccgtcgccgatTCTGAGTCACATCTCTCAGACGAAGAAGGTGCCGGTGGAGATGAGCGTGCCACTCATCAAGCGGACGGTGGAGGACTTTGCTCGTCTTGCCGTCTGCGCACAGAAGGCGGGCTTCGACGGAGTTGAGATTATGGGCTCTGAAGGCTACCTACTGAATCAGTTTGTTGCCCCTCAAACAAATCACCGCACGGACGACTACGGCGGCAGCTTCGAGAACCGTATCCGTTTCCCGCTAGAAGTTCTTCGTGCGGTACGAGATGCCACGGGGTCGAGCTTTATCATTGTGTTCCGCGTGTCGCTTCTGGATCTCGTGCCGAACGGCTCGACTCAGGCCGAGGTCTTTGAACTGGCGGAGAAAGTATCCAAGTCTGGGGCGAACATTATCAACAGCGGCATCGGCTGGCACGAGGCCCGCGTGCCGACCATCGCCACCTCCGTACCTCGTGCGGGTTACACCTGGGCtacagcggcggtgcggtcGCACCTTCGCCGTCAAGGCATTGAGACCCCTCTTATTGCGGTGAATCGAATGAACCACCCCGACATTCTGGAACAAGTGCTGGAGGATGGCGATGCGGATCTCGTCGCCATGGCGCGCCCCTTCCTCAGTGATCCATACTTTGTGGAAAAGACGATGTCGGGCGCTGCCGATCGCATCAACATCTGCATCGCCTGCAACCAAGCGTGCCTAGACAACGTCTTCACGGGCAAGACAGCGTGCTGCATGCTCAATCCACTAGCTGCCcatgaggaggagcgcgcaGCGTTACCCGTGACTGCCGCGAAGCAGGTGGCTGTGATTGGCGGCGGCCCCGCTGGCGCATCCGCTGCAATCACCCTAGCCGATCGCGGCCACCACGTCACGCTGTACGAGGCGAGCGCCGTCCTGGGCGGCCAGTTCAACCTGGCAAAGCTCATCCCTGGCAAAGAGGAGTTTCAGAGCAGCATTGACTACTGGACAAACACGCTGAAGAAGCACAAGAATGTGACGCTGAAGCTGAACACGCGCGCCACCGTAGAGGATGTTGCAGACGGGGGCTAcgacgaggtggtggtggcaaccGGGTGTGCGCCGCACGCCAAGTCGAACTCGGTCATTCCTGGCATAGAGAAGCACCCCAACGTCTTCTCGTACGTCGAGGCACTCCTGCATCCAGAGAAGGTGggccgccgcgtcgccgtcgtcggtgCCGGCGGCATTGGCTTCGACATGGCGGAATTCCTCACCTCACCACAGAGCACCTCAGCGGAGACggtcgctgcggcgcagtACACAAAGTTTACAAAGCAGGAGAACTGCGAGTTCCGTAAGAAATGGGGTATCAAGTCGCCCGCCATTGTgcaggaagaagagaaagctGGCACGGCGACTGGCTCAAGTGGCAACAACAGCCGCCTCTCACACCCTCCAGGTGGACTCGTGAAGCCTGTGATTCCTCGGCCCTACCGCGAGGTGACCATGTTCCAGCGCACCCGTGGCAAAATCGGTGCCCATCTTGGCCCGACGACCGGGTGGATTCATCGCCTTGAGATTCGCATGAGCCGCGTCAAGGCAGTGGATGGGGTGACGTACAAGAGCTTCGACGGCGCGAACTTCGTTTACCTTGATGAGAAGGGCAAGGAGCAGACGCTGGTGGTAGACTGCGTTGTGCTATGCACTGGACAGAGCTCAAACAAGGAGTTTGAGAAAGCTGCAACACCGATTCTATCGAAGCTGCACACGATCGGGGGATGTAACTTCACCAAGAAACTTGATGCGAAGCTGGCTATTCTGCAAGCGCACGGCTTGGCGATTCGTTTGTGAGGCTTGACTTGCTGTCAAAGTGCTGCGTAAATCCAACGGCTCGAGTGTTacgcctcttctttttcgttttgtgTTTGACTTTTCGCTTTCGCCAGTGCTGTACGTTGCCGAtgtctcccccctcacccagCGATGTCTGCAAAAGGGTCCACCtcatacacacccacacacacagagagagagagacgacgacgaatTCACGTAGGAGCtgccctttcctttttcgttgttttcgttttttgCACTTGTTTTCCCCGTGTgaccgcccccctccctccccattcCCCCTTTCAATGGTCacttgctgttgctgcggatGATGGGCCTTATGCAGAGCTGCTAGCGGCACACTTACTTCGATTTTCAGAGTTGTGTATAAGCACGTATCCATCCCCGTGTACTGtaccctcttccctcctccttaGCTGCGCGCATGCGTTCTACTGACTTAGCGCTTAACTCACCTCTTGCCTTTCGCTCATTATTTGCGTTccgccctctcttttgctctcttccgagcagacacacacggCCGCACAAGCGCACATTCCTGTTTCTCAAtgttcttcttttccttgcgTCTCGGCACTTTGAGTGGACGCCCCTCTTGTTGCTGCTTTTTTCCATGACATTGCTGTTCTTGGCTtccgcatgtgtgtgtgtgtgtgtgtgtggagggggtcTGCGcgttcttccccctctcccccttcagATGTCGCAGGACACCCCACACCGCTTAGCCTCTTAGCGTGTGTCGTGCTCgtcacgtgtgtgtgtgtgtgtgctacCATTTTCCATCTTCCTCCTGTCTCTTTCACCATagctcctctttctccatGAATGCTGTTaccctccttttcccccttgtCCCTTtcgtgcctccctctctgtgacTGTTGACGAACTTCCTCGAGAGAGAACAGGGGTGGGTGGCTCTCCTGGCCCTACGCCCCCTTTGGCTGGGTGTTTTgctgttttcttttgccCTCCCCTTTTCATGGCCTCCCCAGCCCTGATGAGGTGAgggcacctcagtgcgtggtgtATCAGGGGCCCAgtacctccctctccccccctccccccaccaccactcactctgggtggggaagccaagcaaccccccccccctccatcccCTGCCGCATGCTGAACCACTcctggtgtcggcggccaggtccttgggcggcgttgcgtcggagcgacctgcggccGCGAACACGCCTGTTCCGCCCATGTGCCAGCGTGATGCGGACGGACGCCACCcgaccctcgctgcccacaggtgtgtggagggggggcacctgcgccacgccgagggatgcacctcgtggcgacctgcggagtgGGCGGGTAGAGTTCGAGGCAGGGGCTGTGCTGAGATGAGTGTGGCGGAGCGTTGTGGTAACGCGCGTGTCAAGTCCTGCTTTGCACGACacgatgggcctgtgacagGCCGGGGCGCCGAGCGCAGTGGGAGGTTGTGTGCTGTACGGCCGGGAGTGGAGGCACGCTGGCAAAAGTAATGTATCTCCCTGCTATGCCTCCTTCCCCTGTATCGCCTTGCTCCGCGACGACTGACGACTGTACTCTCTTTGCCTTGGTTTCCCTTCTTTCCATGTTTTAGCCTACAGCGAAACGAGCCACTGCGTGAAAATGAACTGCACACCAAAGAAATGGggaaaaaggaagagagtAATGACCCTCGAAGCAACAACgtgcctgtctctctctctctccctctgtgcgTTTGCGCGCTCATCCTTGGTcccgcgaggaggagaggagccAGCCGCTAGGACAAGGGAAGAGGAACACCATCGCACCCCAGGTGAGCACAGAAGAGCaacggaaaagaaaagggagaagtgTGAGTGTGCCAAACaccttgctgctgcacgcAGGGGTGTCCACTGTGAAGGCATTATCGGTCTGATGGTATGGTCGCGGGAATCTCTCAAGAGGGGGGCATACCAGGACGGACTTTCATCTTAGgcgtctcttttttcctttgctccTGTGGCGTCCCTCGTGTGCGAACATCGGATCTGCGAAGTCTCTTAACTCCGCGTCTTGATACACGCTTTTATGGTACTTTCTTTTTTGcgtcttcttcctctctttctcttgtccCCTTGTTGTCTACCATCGTGCTGGATGTGTGCCGGAGCACGTCAGCGACCTGGTCTACACCGTTACTCTGCCGCTCAGCACCGGCGTTTGCGTGGAAGTATATGACACGTTCGCTCCGCAAGTCTCCTTCTACGCACATACTCATTGACGCACGGATTACTCAAACTACGTTTGGGTTGGGCAGGTatgtggctgcgctgctcacCTCGTCTCTTCTTTCACAtacctcctctctcacccGCAGCTCCGGCGCGTCGTGTCGCGCCAAGGACTCCACCGAGCCATGGCCGCTCACGCGGTAGCGAGACCGCTAGTGCTGGTGCCGCTACTTCGAGCTCTCGCCCGCCTTACACTTTCGACGGCAGGTCTCCAGATGATGGTACGCGACGCTACCGCCACCATTGCCGCCCATCATATCGAACCCTCAGGCCAGGCGACCCGCTTCCGCCGCTCCTAACAAACGAGGGCGACTGTGCGTCTTCTGATGGCTACACTTCTCAGCGTCAGGCGTACCGACAGCGCCGCAACGCGGCCGACAACGCAAGAGGCTCTCCGGTGGATGACACAGTCGCCGGCTCGCTTTTTACACCGCTGCCTCGCCCCTATGGTTTCTATGACGGCATTGACGAGCACGCTCGACAGGTACCACGCCCGTCGCGCGAGGcccggctgcagcagctgcgcgagtcGCTGGAAGAGCACGCTGCCTCCGCTGTCGAGTTCACggagggcggcgaggacgacaTCGAGCTAAATGGCTTGCCAGCCGATCAGTATCATGGCCACGCAGGGTGGACAACAATCCCGAAGGACTCAGCACTCTACAATACCATGTATGGCGTAGGCGATTTGGAGTCTCGTCAGCGCACAAACTCGTGGAGCGTAGCAATGCGTCACGGCAGGgtggggggcggcggtggcaacgTGAGCAATCTGTTGGGTGACTCGGCAGCTGCATCTGCACAGCGTCCCATCGCACACCAAGACGAGGACAAGCAAGGCAATCAAGAGGTTCTCGACGACCGCCGACGCCGTCGGCAGCACGATGATGGGCTTTTGTCCGTATCTCTGGAGGGAGAGCTGCTGGCTCCAATGCAGGAGAGCGTGGGGCAGCCGAGGAGCACATACGCGATGCGGAAGCTATTTGTGGACGGTCTCGTGGGATATCAAGGTGTGATAACCAGGGCGGAGGAGGTCACGATGAGCGAGGAGCTGTTGCACCTTCTGCAAGATCGTCGAGCCGCTTACGTCGCCGAAGAGGCGCGCTACTGCGTCAACCTTTATGAAAAAGAGCTTGGCATCCCTGGGAAAGACACCCTCGCGTTTGCGCTCTCGAGCTGCCAAACACTGCAGCGGGTACTGTaccgcttcttcttcttgggTCTGATCCCTTCCGTGCCCAACGTGTGCCAGGTCAGCGAGAT comes from Leishmania braziliensis MHOM/BR/75/M2904 complete genome, chromosome 33 and encodes:
- a CDS encoding putative 2,4-dienoyl-coa reductase fadh1 — its product is MKPYPKILEPLDLGFTKLRNRVVMASMHTGLESPIHATRSTTVTEKNPYARLARFYKERAKGKVGLIVTGGFSPSAEGLLYPGERLLGPNDVDQLRCISDAVHNEGGHILLQMLHPGRYANGDQCVAPSPILSHISQTKKVPVEMSVPLIKRTVEDFARLAVCAQKAGFDGVEIMGSEGYLLNQFVAPQTNHRTDDYGGSFENRIRFPLEVLRAVRDATGSSFIIVFRVSLLDLVPNGSTQAEVFELAEKVSKSGANIINSGIGWHEARVPTIATSVPRAGYTWATAAVRSHLRRQGIETPLIAVNRMNHPDILEQVLEDGDADLVAMARPFLSDPYFVEKTMSGAADRINICIACNQACLDNVFTGKTACCMLNPLAAHEEERAALPVTAAKQVAVIGGGPAGASAAITLADRGHHVTLYEASAVLGGQFNLAKLIPGKEEFQSSIDYWTNTLKKHKNVTLKLNTRATVEDVADGGYDEVVVATGCAPHAKSNSVIPGIEKHPNVFSYVEALLHPEKVGRRVAVVGAGGIGFDMAEFLTSPQSTSAETVAAAQYTKFTKQENCEFRKKWGIKSPAIVQEEEKAGTATGSSGNNSRLSHPPGGLVKPVIPRPYREVTMFQRTRGKIGAHLGPTTGWIHRLEIRMSRVKAVDGVTYKSFDGANFVYLDEKGKEQTLVVDCVVLCTGQSSNKEFEKAATPILSKLHTIGGCNFTKKLDAKLAILQAHGLAIRL